The Thermobifida halotolerans sequence CCAGTTGACCACGTCCGAGCTCGCCGCGGAGGCCGAGACCATCCCCAGCGTGCGCCTGGTGGACCCGGCGGTGGTCTCCCAGACGTTCCAGCAGCTCCAGCAGGTCCGCGGCTTCTACCAGTTCCCCGAGGTCCTGGAGGTCGACCGCTACACCACGGGCGAGGACGAGACGGTCGACACCATCGTGGCCGTCCGCGAACTCGACGGTCCGCCCGCGCAGGAGGACCGGTGGCTGACCCGTCACCTGGTCTACACCCACGGCTTCGGCATGGTCGCGGCGGCGGGCAACCAGGTGGACTCCGAGGGACGCCCGGTGTTCCTGGAGTACAACATCCCGCCCACGGGCGAGCTCTCCGACAACGGCGACGGCTACCAGCCGCGCGTCTACTTCGGGCGTGAGGGCGCCGAGTACGTGATCGTCAACGCCGAGGCCGAGTACGACTACCCCGTCGACTCCGACGCGCCGGAGGTCCCCACGGCCGAGGACGCGGTCACGTCGACCCCGAGCCCCTCGCCCGAGGCAGACGAGGCCCAGGCGCCCGCCGGGCAGCAGGAGGAGGCGCCCGCGGAGGAGCAGCCCGCCGACTCCGAGGAGCCCGGCAGCGACAGCGGACAGGCCAACAACTACTACGACGGTGACGGCGGCGTCCAGCTGAGCAACTTCTTCGACAAGCTCATGTACGCGGTGAAGTACCAGGAAGTCAACATCCTGCTCAACAGCGCGATCAACGACGAGTCGCAGATCATCTACGTCCGCGACCCCGCCGAGCGCGTCGAGAAGGTGGCGCCCTTCCTCACCGTGGACGGCAAGGCGTACCCGGCGGTGGTGGACGGCAAGATCGTGTGGATCGTGGACGCCTACACCACCTCCGACCAGTACCCGTACTCCACCCCGATCGACCTGGCCCAGGCCACCACGGACACCTTCACCGAGAGCACCACGGCGGTCAACGCGCTGCCGGGCAACCAGGTGAACTACATCCGCAACTCGGTCAAGGCCACCGTCGACGCCTACGACGGCACCGTGACCCTGTACGGCTGGGACGAGGAGGACCCGGTCCTGCAGACCTGGTCCAAGGCGTTCCCCGACGTCGTCACCAGCAAGGAGGAGATCAGCGACACCCTGCTGTCCCACCTGCGCTACCCCGACGACCTGTACAAGGTGCAGCGCGAGATCCTCGAGCGCTACCACGTCACCAACGCCGACGCCTTCTACGGCGGTCAGGACTTCTGGACCGTTCCCAACGACCCGAAGCCGCAGGCGGGGGAGAACCCGGAGCCGCCCTACCGCCAGACCATCCGCTTCCCGGGAGACGAGGCGGCCATGTACTCGCTGACCTCGACCTTCGTCCCGCGGGGCCGTGAGAACCTGGCGGCGTTCATGGCGGTGAACAGCGACGCGGCCTCCGACTCCTACGGGCAGATGCGGATTCTGGAGCTGCCGCGGAGCACCGCGGTCCAGGGGCCCGGACAGATCCAGAACACCTTCCAGTCGTCGGCCGAGGTGCGCGAGGTGCTGCTCCCCCTGGAGCAGAGTTCGGCACAGGTGACCTACGGCAACCTGCTCACCCTGCCGTTCGCGGGCGGTCTGCTCTACGTCGAACCGCTCTACGTGCAGGCCGGAGGCAGCGACGCCTCCTATCCGCTGCTGCAGCAGGTTCTCGTGGGCTTCGGTGACCAGGTCGCCATCGGCGGCAACCTCCAGGAGGCCCTGAACAACCTCTTCGACGACGGGGAGGCACCGCTGGAGGAGCCCGTCACCGAGGAGGACGGCGGCGGTGAGACCGACGGTGGGCAGGCGCCCGCCGGCGGCGATCTCGCCCAGGCCCTGGAGGACGCGGCCGAGGCCTACGAGGACGGCCAGGCCGCCCTGCGCGAGGGCGACTTCGCGGCCTACGGCGAGGCCAACGAGCGCCTGGAGGATGCTCTGGAGCGCGCCGAGGCGGCGTCCGGCAACTCCGGAGGCGAGTAGGACCCCGCGGTGTCGTGGGAGGGGACGGTCCCTCCCACGACACCGCTCGGGGCGAAACCGATTTGGCGTTGTCGGCAGAGCGCGGTAACGTTGGGGAAAGCAACGCGGGGTGGAGCAGTTCGGTAGCTCGCTGGGCTCATAACCCAGAGGTCGCAGGTTCAAATCCTGTCCCCGCTACCAGAAGACGTCCCCCGGGAAAAATTCCCGGGGGACGTTCTGCGTGTGTGGGGCGCTCTGCGGCCGAAAGGCGGACGAGGGTGACATCCGCCCTCCGGGCCCGGCTGAGCCCGCCCCGGACCGACCGTGGCCCCCACACCACTGTGGGGGCCACGGTGTTTCCCACGGTTCCTCCTACGTGCGGGGAGACGCCGGGGCGCGCTTCGGTCCCGCGCCGACGGAACGCCGTCCCAGGAGAACTCCCAGGCCGATCATGCTGACGGTCAGGAAGAAGTGCAGCCAGTCGTCAGCGGCGTTCAGCGGCACGAAGTTCGCCGCCGACTCCTCGTTGACGAACAGGCCGTACAGCCACAGCAGCAGGTAGATCGCGCCACCACCGATCAGGAAGATCCGGGCCGCGTTGAAGGTCCTGGCCATGGCCACACCGGCGATTCCGAACAGCAGGTGGACGATGTTGTGCAGGACCGACACCTGGAACACGCCTAACAGCATCGCCTCGGACTCGTGTCCGGCGAACTGCATCTGGTCGTAGTTGGTGGTGATGCCGGGGATGAACCCCAGGACGCCGACCAGCAGGAAGACCACGCCGAACGCGAGTGCCGCCTTCTGGACCGGGGAATTGAAGTTCGAGAAGGCACCGCGGTTCGCTTCGGGAACGGACATCTGCTTCTCCCTCACTGATGAGTGCTTTTTGCCGTTGGATTCGTCGAACGGTCAGTGCGCGTCGCAGGAGGGGCGGCACGCAGCCAGGCTGTCAACCAGCCGGCTTCCAGCAGGGCGTCCAGTAGGTAGGTGCGGGGGATACGTCCCTGCGGGGCGTAGCGGAGGTCGATGGACAGCAGGGTCAGCGCGGTTCCCACGCCCACCGTCCGCGCGGTGCGCAGGGAAGCGGGGTCACGCCCGGTACGGGTCTGGGCGCAGCCGACGGCCAGGAGGAGCCCGGCCACGCTGTACTGCAGCCACCGGTCCTGTTTGCGACCGAACACCGCCTCGAAGCTCCGCGTGCTGAGCAGGGGCCACAGTCCACTGACGATGTTGAACACGCCGTGGAACCTGGCGACGGCGGCCTGGTCCAGGCCCCGCTGACCTGTCCGGTCGGCCTCTGCCATACCCGCTCCTTCCGCGGATGCTGCGGTTGCTCATTGCGCGACGCGCTTCCTCTACCCCTGGGGTGGGGCGTTATGCGACGCCGGTGGTCGTGGAGATTCGGGCGGTGACGTGCGGCCGGTGGGACTCTTGATTTGCGTCCTGCGGCGACCGCATCTACTGTGGTGAACACACCGACGCGGGGTGGAGCAGTTCGGTAGCTCGCTGGGCTCATAACCCAGAGGTCGCAGGTTCAAATCCTGTCCCCGCTACCAGGAGTTCCGGGCCGATCGTGCGCCAGCACGGTCGGCCCGGAGCGTGTCCGGGGGTACTCGGGCGACCGTGCCGGGAGGGGCCCGGATCGTCGAGGAGCCCTCTCCCCGGCGGGGCCGTCGGCTAGTGGATGCGTCCGTCGACGATGGTGACGGTCCGGTCGGTGCGGGCGGCCACCTCGGGGTCGTGGGTGACCACGATCACCGCCGTGTTCCGGGAGCGGGCCTGCCCGAGCAACTGGTCCATGATCATCGTGCTGCTGGCCTGGTCCAGCGCCCCCGTGGGCTCGTCCGCGAGGATCAGCGCGGGGTTCAGGCTCAACGCCCTGGCGAGCGCCACCCGCTGCTGCTCGCCGCCGGACAGCTGGTGCGGCTGGGAGGAGACCCGGTGGCCCAGCCCCATCGCTTCCAGCAGCTCCTTCGCGGCGGCGCGGCGACGCGCCAGCGGCACCCCCGCCAGCACCATGGGAACGCTCACGTTGGCCAGCGCGCTGCGCCGCTCCAGCAGGTGGAACTGCTGGAAGACAAAACCGATCCGCTCGTTGCGCAGCCGGGCGCGCCGCCCCTCGCGCAGCCGGGACACGTCGACGCCGTCGAACACGTGCTCGCCCGAGTCCGCGCTGTCCAGCAACCCGATGATGTTGAGCAGCGTGGACTTGCCCGACCCGGACTGCCCGACCACGGCCACGACCTCGCCCCGGGCCACCTCCAGCGAGCAGCCCCTGAGAACGTCGACGGTGGTTCCCGAGACCGTGAAGCTGCGCCGCAGGTCGTGGACGCGCAGCAGGGGACCGGTCAAAGCCTCCTGCTCCTCGGGGGCGAAGAGAGCCTCCACCGGATCACTCCTCCATCATCCAGGCGCCCGACTCCCCGTACTCCTCGGAGGGATCAGCTGGGACGTCGAACTCCTCGGCCAGCGGAACCGGGTCCACGACCCGGTCGCCGGGGCTCAGTCCGGAGACCACCTCGATGTTCTCCCCGTCGGAGATCCCCAGCTCGACCTCGCGGACCTGGGTCGACCCGTCGTCGAGAACGAGGAGGACCTCACCCTCGTCGACCGCTCCCCGCACCGCCGTCATGGGAACGACCAGCGCGTTCTTCGCCTGACCGGTCACGATCGACAACCGGCCCCGTACGCCGGGAAACACCCGCAGCCCGTCGGGAACCCGGCAGGCCAGTTCGAGCGCTCCCTCCGGGCCGCCGCCCGCTTCGCCGTCCGAGGCGCCGCCGGAGTCCTGCGGAGCGGCGGAGCCAGCCCCCAGTGAGAGGAACTCGCAGGCCTCGGGTGCCGGTCCCTGATCGATCTGCAGCAGGATCTCGTCGGGTTCGTCGTAGAACCGGTAGACGTCGTTGGGGTCGACCGAGGCCACCGCACGGAACTCGTCCTCGGTGATCCGTGCGATCTCACCGGGTTCCACCGGGTCGCCGACCGCGAGGTCGCCCAGCCCGGACAGGGTCCCGGTGGCGGGCGCCCGGACAACCGTCTCGGTCGCGGGGGCCTGCCCGGTCTCCTCCCCGCCCGCACCCGGCACGGTGAGGGTCACGACGGGAGCGCCCTGCTCGACGCTCTGCCCGTCGGCCAGCCAGACACGTGCCACGGTCCCACCCGTCCGGGCCTTCACCGCGACCCCGGGCTCTGCGACGATCGTGGCGTCCAGTACCACCCGGGACTCGATGTCCGCGCGCCGTACCTCGACCGGCTGCCCCGCGGCGACGGGCCCCGCGTCCGGGCTCTCCGGTGCGGACGCGGAGACGCCGGAGGAGAACAGCACGTAGCCGCCGAACCCCAACCCGCCCAACAGCACGGCCACGGCCAGACCGAGGATGATCCACTTCTTCACGTTCCCACCGTTCCTATTCCCGCAGCCCGGCCACCACGGACGCGCGCAGCGCGCGCCAGGCGGGGATGACTCCGGCCAGCAGGCCGACGAACGCCGCGCCGGACAGGCCCACCAGGGCCGCTTCGGGCGGTACGAAGATCGAGACGTCAGAGGGCAGGTACGGGGAGACGAGGATGTCGGCTCCCCACGCACCCGCAAGACACAGCGTGAGCGCGATCGCTCCGGCCACCACCGAGACGACGACCGCCTCGGTGACGACCGCGACGAACAAGGTCAGCGAACTCGCTCCCAGCGCCCGGTAGGTGGCGAGTTCCCGGCGGCGTTCGCGGACCGTGACCAGACCGACGTTGAGTATCCCCAACAGCCCGGTCAGCAGGGTGATGGAAGCCACCCCGAGCAGGCCCAGCGACAGGTAGTCGAGCACCTCCTGGACCGCCTCGGCGTCGTCGGACCGCCAGACCGACACGGCCTCGTAGAGGTTCTCCGTCGGCAGCCCCCACCGCCAGGACACCGGCTCCAGACGGCGCAGGAACGCCTCGGGGTCGGCGTCGTCCGGGGGGACCAGGACGCTGTAGGTCAGGAGGAAAAAGTCCTCGGAAGAGGCGGCGGGCAGCAGTTCCGCGGAGGCGGGCGCGCGCAGCAGATAGGCCTGGGGGTGGGAGTCGAAGGCGCTCGACTCCACCACCCCGACCACGCGCGCGTCCAGCCAGCGCCGCGAACCGATCTGGACGTCGGTCCCGTCTCCCAGGAGTTCGGCCAGCGCCTCGTTGGCCACCAGCATCGGGACGAGGGACTCCTGGTCCTCCTCGGCGAACCAGCGTCCCCGCACCATCTCCAGCCTGCGGATGTCGCTCAGCGAGGCGTCGACGGCGTTGA is a genomic window containing:
- a CDS encoding DUF4383 domain-containing protein — protein: MSVPEANRGAFSNFNSPVQKAALAFGVVFLLVGVLGFIPGITTNYDQMQFAGHESEAMLLGVFQVSVLHNIVHLLFGIAGVAMARTFNAARIFLIGGGAIYLLLWLYGLFVNEESAANFVPLNAADDWLHFFLTVSMIGLGVLLGRRSVGAGPKRAPASPRT
- a CDS encoding ABC transporter ATP-binding protein is translated as MEALFAPEEQEALTGPLLRVHDLRRSFTVSGTTVDVLRGCSLEVARGEVVAVVGQSGSGKSTLLNIIGLLDSADSGEHVFDGVDVSRLREGRRARLRNERIGFVFQQFHLLERRSALANVSVPMVLAGVPLARRRAAAKELLEAMGLGHRVSSQPHQLSGGEQQRVALARALSLNPALILADEPTGALDQASSTMIMDQLLGQARSRNTAVIVVTHDPEVAARTDRTVTIVDGRIH
- a CDS encoding ABC transporter permease, with product MLRSVTAGLVLAFAGSRANVARTILSCAGIIIGIGALITVVTVGDVGERYARSYSEAVAGRAATFQVDLTVQPENPEAFETDLRRAGGSAVSLDTWISGPLLRSAGTTIPDVSVNAVDASLSDIRRLEMVRGRWFAEEDQESLVPMLVANEALAELLGDGTDVQIGSRRWLDARVVGVVESSAFDSHPQAYLLRAPASAELLPAASSEDFFLLTYSVLVPPDDADPEAFLRRLEPVSWRWGLPTENLYEAVSVWRSDDAEAVQEVLDYLSLGLLGVASITLLTGLLGILNVGLVTVRERRRELATYRALGASSLTLFVAVVTEAVVVSVVAGAIALTLCLAGAWGADILVSPYLPSDVSIFVPPEAALVGLSGAAFVGLLAGVIPAWRALRASVVAGLRE
- a CDS encoding efflux RND transporter periplasmic adaptor subunit, which translates into the protein MKKWIILGLAVAVLLGGLGFGGYVLFSSGVSASAPESPDAGPVAAGQPVEVRRADIESRVVLDATIVAEPGVAVKARTGGTVARVWLADGQSVEQGAPVVTLTVPGAGGEETGQAPATETVVRAPATGTLSGLGDLAVGDPVEPGEIARITEDEFRAVASVDPNDVYRFYDEPDEILLQIDQGPAPEACEFLSLGAGSAAPQDSGGASDGEAGGGPEGALELACRVPDGLRVFPGVRGRLSIVTGQAKNALVVPMTAVRGAVDEGEVLLVLDDGSTQVREVELGISDGENIEVVSGLSPGDRVVDPVPLAEEFDVPADPSEEYGESGAWMMEE
- a CDS encoding UPF0182 family protein, translating into MPRRSRLLAPVGAAVVVIIAGIMFAANFWTEYKWFASVDYTTVFWTELRTRSLLFVAGALLMALAVGLSVYFAYRTRPAYRPFSLEQQGLDRYRSSIDPHRRIFFWGLVGGLALLTGASATAEWQTFLQFTNATDFGTEDAQFGLDISFYTFVYPFLQVILGYLYTAVVIAFIAGVVVHYLYGGVRLQSQSQRVTPAARVHLSILLGIFVLLRAADYWLEQYGLVFSTRGYTFGASYTDVNAVLYAKIILFIIALVCAVLFFANIYFKNAMVPLVSLGLLILSAVLIGGVYPAIVQQITVSPNEQRLENPYIQRNIEATRAAYGVDSAEVTDYDAQTQLTTSELAAEAETIPSVRLVDPAVVSQTFQQLQQVRGFYQFPEVLEVDRYTTGEDETVDTIVAVRELDGPPAQEDRWLTRHLVYTHGFGMVAAAGNQVDSEGRPVFLEYNIPPTGELSDNGDGYQPRVYFGREGAEYVIVNAEAEYDYPVDSDAPEVPTAEDAVTSTPSPSPEADEAQAPAGQQEEAPAEEQPADSEEPGSDSGQANNYYDGDGGVQLSNFFDKLMYAVKYQEVNILLNSAINDESQIIYVRDPAERVEKVAPFLTVDGKAYPAVVDGKIVWIVDAYTTSDQYPYSTPIDLAQATTDTFTESTTAVNALPGNQVNYIRNSVKATVDAYDGTVTLYGWDEEDPVLQTWSKAFPDVVTSKEEISDTLLSHLRYPDDLYKVQREILERYHVTNADAFYGGQDFWTVPNDPKPQAGENPEPPYRQTIRFPGDEAAMYSLTSTFVPRGRENLAAFMAVNSDAASDSYGQMRILELPRSTAVQGPGQIQNTFQSSAEVREVLLPLEQSSAQVTYGNLLTLPFAGGLLYVEPLYVQAGGSDASYPLLQQVLVGFGDQVAIGGNLQEALNNLFDDGEAPLEEPVTEEDGGGETDGGQAPAGGDLAQALEDAAEAYEDGQAALREGDFAAYGEANERLEDALERAEAASGNSGGE